The window ggatgcgctgcatccgagggtgctaaaggagttggcggatgtgactgcagagccattggccattatctttgaaaactcgtggcaatcgggggaggtcccggatgactggaaaaaagctaatatagtgcccatcttttaaaaagggaagaaggaggatcctgGGAACTAtaagccagtcagcctcacctcagtccctggaaaaatcatggagcaggtcctcaaggaatcaattctgaagcacttagaggagaggaaagtgatcaggaacagtcagcatggattcggcaagggcaagtcatgcctgactaacctaattgccttctatgaggagataactgggtctgtgatgttattccttgactttagcaaagcttttgatacagtctcccacagtattcttgccagcaagttaaagaagtatgggctggatgaatggactataaggtggatagaaagctggctatatcatcgggctcaacgggtagtgatcaatggctccatgtctagttggcaaccagattcaagcagagtgccccagtggtcagtcctggggccggttttgttcaatagcttcattaatgatctgtagGACGGCGTGGACtgtactctcagcaagtttgcagatgacactaaacttggaggagtggtagatacactggagggtagggataggattcagagggacctagacaaattagaggattgggccaaaagaaacctgatgaggttcagcaaggacaagtgcagagtcctgcacttagaacggaagaatcccattcactgttacagactagggacagcatggctaggaagcagttctgcagaaaggacctaggggttacagtggacgagaagctagatatgagtcaacagtgtgcccttgttgccaagaaggctaacagcattttgggctgtataagtaggggtattgccaacagatcgagggacgtgatcattcccctctatttgacattggtgaggcctcatctggagtactgtgtccagtttgcgccccacactacaagaaggatgtggaaaaattggaaagagtccagcaaagggcaacaaaaatcattagggggctggagcacatgacttatgtgagaggctgagggaactgggattgtttagtctgcagaagagaagagtggaggggggatttgagagctgctttcaactacctgaaagggggttgcaaagaggatagatctagactgttctcagtggttcctgatgtcagaacaagtagtaatggtctcaagttgcagtgggggaggtttaggttggatattaagaaaaactttttcactgggagggtgttgaagcactggaatgggctccctagggaggtggtggaatctccttccttaaaggtttttaaggtcaggcttgacaaagccctggctgagatgatttagttagtgttggtcctgctttgagcagggggttgaactagatgacctcctgaggtcccttccaaccctgatattctatgattctataaaatatTTCTCAATCTTTATTTCATGCTCCCATGCTTTGTCATCTGCCAGGATATGCATACAGACCATTTCAGCTGTAGCAGCATCTGGGGCATGGAGTGACTGAGTCCCAGCCTTCTGGTCAAAGTCCATCAGCAAAGCTCCTAGTTCCTGATTTGAGGTTTTCTTTCCAAAGGATAAACCCTTTTCTTTACATAATTTTTTAAGGTCTTTCAAATCAAGATGCTCCTATGATTGTGGTTACTCATTGTGACTAATCTTTAACTCTTAAAACTCTCAATATCAAATTTAAACTTTAAATAGCATTGGGTTCTAATTGTTAAGCCAGTTGGCCTGTGGCATGTGAATCCTGTTTGACTACACCAGTTGTCATGCTGTCTGAAGTGGCTTAGCAACAATGAGTGCCAATTTCAAGTCAGACTGTCagaaagcagggcagacaccccaaactgatgTTGTatcctataattagatttcatcaagcCAATAACAAATGTGCAATTCTGGATCGCTGCATTAGTCTTACCATGGGGTCACAAACAGTCCCCGTAGGTTCTCCAACCTGCCTTGCCACTCATACAAATTGGACTTTGTGATAATGGTCTCTTACACCAAATTCCACATCACATTAGGTTATTCCCAACCCCAAAGAGTCAGTCACTTACCCAGATCAATGAATAGTCTTGATTTCACACCAAAAACAATTCTGGTAGCTGATTTCTCTAGTAAACAAACTAAAGTTTTATCAGTAAGAAAAGAAAttagagttattgagaggttaaagcaggtaaaatacattAACAGGTGAGTCAGTTGGTAAGTCCAAAATGATGATAGAGATGTAGTGATCTGCTAGTTTTCCAAAAGTTCCTCAGGGTTGCCCAGGGTAATTCAAGGGATCTTTTGTCTACTTGTTCAGTAGTCCGCCCTGTTAGAATCCGAAACAGTTCAGAGATACAGGATCAATCCTTGTATCCATTCTTATAGCTGCTGTCTGTGGAAAGCCATCTGGCAAATGTTTTCATCACAACATGGGCTCTTCTTTTGTTGATTAAATGCAGAGTCTGTGAACTTCCATTGTCTAGCACAACAACCCATGCTCCGAAGTTAGCAATCTTTTACATTTCCAAGACTCCAATCTTGTGCAATGGGTAAACGTAATATAAACACAGTGTGATGACCAGAAACAATCTTTTGTTACTTTTCAATAAGTTTACATATCCAGTACATTTACATCTTAACACTAACACACACTTCAATCTAGGGTTATTTAATTACCGGGTATACATAATGTAATACGATAGTAAACAACAGTTTATAGGTAAGTGAAGACAATAACAtttcttctgtttgccagaagctgggaatgggcaacagggcatggatcacttgatattacctgttctgttcatttgctctggggtacctggcattggccactgtcagaagacaggatactgggctagatggacctttggtctgacccaatttGACCGtacttatattcttatgttctttgatATGCACACACAAGTGAAATGCTCCACATATACCAGGACACTTAACATTTCTTTGATATTCACCCACAAGTGAATTAATCTATGGCTTTAATCTGAGTTGGCCTGTTAAGGTCACAAGATGCTCTGCCTGCTCGGAAAGGCCCTCATCTGGTGTGTCGAAGGAAGATAATGGAAGGATAGGAAAGTGGAGTTGCTCCTTTTTGGAGAGAAGGAATGTAGGGGTCACATATAGGGTGTGATGGGGGAGGTGCTTAGGATGTTGGTATTTCTTGGTGCCCTAAGGGTTAACTTGATAGATCACTGAGATCTGCATTCAGGCTTTTATCCAGTATCTTATACAATGTTTTGTATCTCCATTAGGCTGCAGATGTAGGTCTTAAAGTAGCAGGATTCAGAATGGTCAGACAGTGTGCCAGGCAGCTAAAACAGCTGAGTCCAAGGGTGATGATTACAGCTGTGAACCAACCAACCAATCAATCTTTGTTTTTCAATAGACTGACAGCATTGGAACTGATTCCAAGTTATTGGACTTGCTCACTCAAGAAGGACCATCCTGCTCTGGATACTGCTcacctgggcctgatggtaatgTCACAGAATTGGAGAAGTAAGGGGGACTGCACATCTGGGGAGAGGCTATGAGGCTTCATGGAAGGGTCTGAAGTGATTCAGGGAGCCTGACTTTGAGATCAGGTTCTGAAGCTGTGCAGAAAGAGGAAGGTTCTGATACTATATATACATGGGGAGACAGAGGGAGTAAATCTGAGGTGGCACAGTGGGGAGGAAGATTTTTATATTGGGTTGTGAGGTGGCCTCTGacataaaaaggagagagaagggttggtaggatcagagtctgagGTAGGATATAGGAAAGGTGCGAGGCAGCATTGTCCAGTGGATAGGacactgggctgggagtcaggagatcttcATTCTGTTCCTTGCTCTGTCACTAATgtgctgtgtgaccatgggcaagtcacttcccctctttgtgcctctgttttccctcctttGTCCATCTTGTCTAGTAAGATTCTTACatacaaataaaacaatgttaaaaatgTTATTAGGTTGCACAGTCAAGCTCGTGAAATTTAGGAAATACCAGATTTAGTTTTTCTTAAATCTGTCCACTCGTGTCCCCTGCACTGAATGAAACAggtgtcctgtggaaaaaatagcatgtgattatgtaagtaaagactgtatcataatgcatatgcaaagGGGAGCAGAATTAAAGTTCATGGGAAACCATAAATCTGACATTACCTAACATTCAAGAGCTTGACTTGCcgtctcagtgtttttaacataattttttgtttttaatttcctgtgGGGGGTTTAAAGCAAAAGGTAAAAACTAATTCTGTTAtgttgtgaaagctggctgaccccccttaatagattacaagcggccagtaggtgtGGGGGGAGCGtaaaattttacacttaccaatttaagtattaacacgcaagggtctttgtctaaatatgtataaaaggtttgtaaaatttgtgtaaaacagtcttttgtaccaaggtacaggctctcctttttctgcaaaataaaaaatttttccttatccctgtcaggctgttaattggctctcagctaggcaaacccaatatttcagtaacaatgtgCTACCACTTGAACTTCAGGACTAACTATGTTAGCTGGCAGCAAGAGAAGGCTGTTATTTCAGAGAGGGGAATGGACTTGCTGGATCCTGGTGTGGGAGCCTGCCCTGGTTCCCTTTCTCcaactcactccatccccacgAGTTAAGCAAGGTCCTGCACCATGTGGTGCCCCAGTCAAAGGTATAAGCTGCTAGGTctggaggatgaggagagcctgCCGTAAGGCACCACTAtctgtctctcttctcccctcactTCTTGAGGAAGCTCCAGCCCCATGTGTCTGGATCTCTTTCCATCTGTTCACTGGCTTGCTGTGGATCTGGATTTTCTGCTGGTGAAATGCATGTATTTTGTCACTAGGTCATTCAGCAGCACTAGTGAATAATGAACCACAATCTCCTCAGCCATCTGAAGATATCATGGCTCTAACCCAGGTATGACCTTGGCAATATAGGTTCTATCACAAAGTTAGACAAGTCTACAGTCTAGATAATGTCCAATCTAGTTTGAAAAGGCTCAGATTATAGAGCTTCCACAATCTCACAACCTGATGGTGCTATTATGGTGCTGAGCAAGGCTCTATGTGTTTAGCtctctttaatcattcctgttaaTCAGTCCAGCTTGACAGCAGCACAGCCATTGCAACACCAGAACATTAATGGTATGGGGAGTTAAAGCATAAATACGAGGGGGTAGGGGGACAGGTGACCTCCACCCTTTGCTCTGAGGAGGATTCATTGCCCCCCTATCTCCAGAAGAGAGCAAGACCACAAGGAATGCTACTTGAATAAGAGCAAATACCTTGGTCCACATGTCCTATTTAGCCCTCTGATCCTGGCATCAGACACAGAATAGGGAACAAGCATCTTGTTTTAGAGCCCTATAAACAGGGTTTAGTCCCCACTGAGCCTATCTGGCTTACAGCCCAGCAACAGAAGTGGCAGAGGGTGCTAAAATGGTTAAGAATTGGTGCTGTGTGTGAACAAGACCTCCCACAGGAGTCTGGTTACATTTCTGGTCTGAAGTTCCTGTCATGCTGagcttacccttcttcccacatCCAATCCCAATGTGGCAATTCCTTGATTCCTGCACTGAAGATGTGAGACTGGGTGTGCTGGCCTTTTTCCCTGCACTGGCAGGGAAAGAATGAACCCTTTTGCCCTTGGAATGGCAGCAGCTGCTTGTAATCACTGTAAAAGACAATTAGGAAGGTCATGTAACTGGTCAAATAATCAGGGCAGGAAATAAAAAGTAAGTTTGTCTCATGTAGTACGGTTaaaccagaagctgggaaagacCTGGTGTAGATCTCCCCACACAAACTCTGCTTGAAGTGGTACCAGGAGAGCTCCCTACCCAGAGGGATCTGGGACAGGAGCCCAGGAAGATACTGGTGGAAGAGGCCTGCAGGGAGACCTGGGAGAGGCACAGGAAGAGAAGAATGCTTTAGAGTCTGTCTCTGCAGGGATCTAGAGAAACTTTGGGCGTCTTGAGAACTAGCAAGTCAGCCTATGGCAGGGCGCTCAGAGCCAATCCCTGAAGCTCTGACACGGGTAATTGGGAAGGATATAAAAGGACCTGAAGAGGACTGCCGTAAAGGTCCTTGAATACTTTTATGTTCCAATAAACAGTCCAAGATATGGGAACCTTAGCTGCAACATATAAAGTGTACACACTTTACGGTATCAGCAAAGtgggaaaatgaggcagaggCATCCAGATGCAGAGTAAGACAGCCCTCTCACGGGGTTCAAGAGAATTCTGGTTTATTTGAGACTAGCTCTTTTTTTCTTGTTCTAGACCAGTACAGAGGAACCACCCAGAAGCAGCAGTGGGCAGTCTGCTGAAGAAGGTGGCCCAGCTGGCATTCTGGAGTATCTTTCTGCAGCGAAACATAAAGAGCTGTCAGTCTTGCTGCTGGAATTGAGGGAAGCTCAAGAAGAGATAACATTTCTGAAGGGACAGCTCTTGGATCCAGGAAGCCAAACACCTGCAATGAACtgggcagaggaagaaataaatgTTATGGGAGGAAGATTCCAGCCAAGATTCCTTGAGGGAGAAGGACAAAAGACCTCATCTATCCAGAGTGAATTGAGCAGTGACTCGCTGACGGTGGAGGAAGTGCAGAAAACCTCTGTGCTTCAGGAAGAGACAAACAGCTTCCCAGAAGTACTCCTAGAGCACATCACCCACAGTGGAGGGGAAATGGATGCAGTGCAAGGGCTCAGAGGAGGGCTCTCTGCAGCAACTACAGAGCTTGGTCTTTCTCAGCCTCAGGAGCTGACACAGTTGCAAAGAAAAATTATGGAGCTGCAAACAAGTCTGCAGAAATCAGAGGAATTGTATAAGAAAGACTCAGAAGAGAAAGTGGCAGAAATAAATAGGCTAACCCAGCTGGCAGAGGCATGCAGGAAAAATGCAGAGAAATCTAACAGTGCATTGCATGTTCTGACTGAAGAGAGAGATCAGCTCCTGTCTCAGATGAAGGAGCTTTGTACCATAACGGAACTAAAGGAGCTTGAAGGAAATCTAATGGATTCAGAAAAGCAGAGGCTATCTGACTATGAAAGCAGAACTGTACAGCACAGTCTACTGAAAGAACAAATCCAGAGCCTGAAAAATGAATATAAATCCAAAGAGAGAAAAATTGAAGCTTTGCAAAAGGACCTGGATGAGGCACAGCTTCAGCTTTCGAAACAGGATGCTCTAGCAAAAAGTCTGAGAAACCAGCTCCAGAAGACGGAGTGTGAAGTGCTTGATCTGCAGGAACATTTGAGGAAGACCACAGTCAAGACAGAGGAGCTTACCCAGGGCATTGTCTCAAAGGAGCTTGACGCAGTAAGGCTAGAACAGCTTCTTGCTGAACGGACTGGGGACAATGAGAACCTCCAGCAAGCTTTACTGGAGAGGGATCAGCAGGTGACTGAAATCAGCATCACAATGTCTGCGAAAATAGGCCAGCTGAATGAAGAGAAATTTGCTCTGGGGAGTGAGCTAAAGGGCCTTAAAGAGCAGATGAGCTTATTGCTGAAAACTGAGGCAATAAGAGACCAGCACACGGAACAAACAGGAGAAGCAGAAGACTTGTGTCTGAAATGCAAGGGGTCTGAGCAGCAGAGCGAGATGATGGCAGCAGTGTGTAAGGAGAGAGAGGTGCTAGGAAGTGAACTGGagcatctcaaaaaagaaaatgagcaagtgaagCGAAAGCTGCAGGCAGCTCTCATCAACAGGAAGGAACTTCTGAAGAAGGTCAACAAGCTGGAGAATGAGCTGGTGCAAGTGAGAGGGACATTTGGGGCAGAAGCTCAGAAAGCTGAAGTGGAAGGTACTACAGCAAGTGGCCTAAATGCAGAGGGAGACGTGACTCCTGAAAGCCAAGCCAGGGAGATGTCTCTCATGCAGTTGCTTTCTGAAAGGGAAGCTGAGCTGCAGAGCATCCAGAAGGACTTGCTGGAGAAGGAAGCAGCTGAAGCACAGTTGCAGGCTCTGATTGAGGAGATGAAGAAAAGTTTGCAGGATAAGACCAACCTAATTGATTCGAAGAAGGCTGAAATTATGGAAAGCCAGTCAGCCATCCAGAAACTTATCACAGCCAATAAGTGCTTAGAAGGTTCTGACCCAGCTGCTTCTAAAGAGGATGAGGTGAAcagtccagctgctgcagggtttGAAGAACACCATAAGTCTGCTCTGAAAGAGAGAATCTCAGCCCTTGAACAAGAAAAAGATCAACTTCAAAAGAAGCTTCAGGAAGCACTGACTTCCCGTAAGGACACTATAAAGAAGGCTCAAGAAAAAGATCGACACCACAGAGAGCAGCTGAAACAGCAGAAGGATGATTACAATCTCCTACAAGAACAGTTTGATAAGCAAAGCAAAGAGAAGGAAAGCATCCAAGATCAGCTCAGACAACTCCAAGCACAGAGAGAGTGTACAGAGAGCCATTCTCTGCCAGGCATCCATTTCCAAAGATCAGCTGAGTCTGTACTCGATGTAACACAAGAGCTTGCAGGAAATTTACAGCATTCTGACAGGAGCCAAGGCTGGATTGAGTCTTCATGCTTGGAAGTAGAAAATACTAAAACAAATAACCTCTTACAGGAGACAGATGTTTCTATGGAAGAGTTTAAGGCAGAGCTCAAGAATCTGCAGACCAAGAAAGATGAACTAGAATTCACAGTCAGTCATTTGGAAAGTGATCTTGCTTGCAAATCAGAAGCAGTCATTCAGCTACAAGAGCACATAGCACAGTTGCTCTCAGAGATGGAAGGTCTGAAGAGCACCTGTCACCAGGTGGAAGCCCATGCACCAAGTCTTCAGGCAGAACTGGAAAAAAGTCAAACAGAGATTTCCAGACAAGACAATCTGAAGGCACTTAAACAAGAAGTAGAGGAGCTAAAAAATCTCATGAGCAAAAAGGATGAAGAAATTGAACTCTTAAACTTGCAGCTAAGGGAGAAAAGCAAAGCTCTTACTCAGGTACAGAGAGATTTCCTGGAAAACGAAGACTTGATCAAGACTCTGCACAGTCAACTGGAAAAACAAACTAGTATGCATGAGGAACAAAGCAAGCGACTGAAAGCTGAGCTTCTTGAACTCCAGCAGAGACCAGATGAGGGGGCTGAAGAAGCCAAATATAAGAACCAAGTGCAGAGAAAGCTGCAGGCTGCACTCATCTCTAGAAAAGAGGCACTTAAAGAGAGCACGACTCTAAAAGAGGAGCTGGCTACTGCCAAAATGACTATAGAAACTCTCTCTCTGAGGCTGGCAGATATGGAGAGCCAGGTTTGTGATTGGGATAGGGAAAAAGATGCATTATCAGAAAAGTTAGTAGGCGtcactgaagagagagagaaactcatTGCAGAAGTTGACAAAGCTTTAATGGAAAATCAGAACCTTGATAGCTCTTGTGAAAGCCTGAAGCTGGCTCTAGAGGGGATCACTCAAGAGAAGGAGAAGCTAGAGAAGGAGATTGAATCCTTGAAATGTTTGCAGGCTGCCGAGAGTTCTGAGTGGCAAGAGAAATATAAGGAACTGCAGAAAGAATATGAAACCCTCTTGCAGTCCTATGAGAATGTAAGTAATGAAGCTGAGCGAATTCATCATGTTCTGGAAACTATCAGGCAGGAAAAGCAAGACATTTTCAGCAAGTTGAAAGGTGCTGAGGCTAAGAAAAGAGAAGTAGATAAGCAGCTGCAGGAGGCTGAGCAGGAGATGGAGGGAATGAAAGAAAAAATGAGGAAGTTTGCAAAATCCAAGCAACAAAAGATCCTGGAACTGGAGGAGGAGAACGAACGGCTGAGAGCAGAGTTGCACCCTACAGAGGGTGACCTAAACAGGGATGGAGATATGTCTCTCTTGACAAGCACTAGTCTTAGAGAGGCACTAGAGAGCTCTAAGAGGGACTGCCAATCGCTTTCCATTCAGCTTGAAACATTAATGGCTGAAAAGGGTTCTCTTGGTCAAGAAGTTCAAGTCTTAAAGCACCAATTGCAGTGCACAGAATCCAAGCTAAAGGAAAACTTAGATGCAGCAGCCAAGCATGGTGTCCAAAAAACTATTGTGGAAGAAGCAAATCAAGCTGTTCCCACAGCAGCATTACCTCTAGAAGTGGCTGACAATCAAGTGGATTTAGGGCCCTGCACAGAATCTCCAGAGCCTCTTAGAGCAGGCATTGTAACTGAGGCagaagagaaattaaatgaaggtAGCAGGTCACATGATGAAATTAATACTTACTTACAGCAAATAGTTCAGCTTACAGAGCGAATCACAGAATTGGAGGAAAATAGAATGGCTGCAGAAAAACAAGTAGGCAGCATCTTCAGGAGTGTTGAAACCTTAGGAGAGGAGAAGAAGGCCTTAGAGAGCCAAGTGGCAGCAAAAGTCCGTGAACTGAACACCCTTCAGGAAACAGTAGCCAAGATGGAACTAACTAACAGACAAATCGAAGAACAACTTGTCAGAATGACAAAGCTGAAGGAAACGCTGGAGGCAGAGAAGGATGACTTAGAGGAAAGGCTCATGAATCAGCTAGCAGAACTTAACGGAAGTATTGGAAACTATCAACAAGACATGGCTGACCTTCAAACCAAAAATGAGCAACTGAAATCTGAGCTCCAGAGCTTGCAAAGAATGGTAAAtgagctggaggaggagaagcggcagctgatgagagagaaaactgaggcagaggcagagacACAGAAGGAATATGCAGAAAAACTAAAATGTGCTCAGAAGGGAGATGGCAGCAGAACTCATGCAAAAGAGCTTCAGGAGCTGTTGAAACAGAAACAGCAGGAGGTGAAACAGTTGCAGAAGGACTGTATTAAAAGCCAGGAGAAGATCAGTAGTCTAGAGAGAACTGTTAAAGCTCTGCAGTTTGTTCAAAGTGAGTCTCAAAAGGAACTCGCAGCAGCCAAAGAGAACTTAGCCAAAGCATGTGAAGACACCAAGAAAGCACAAGCAGAGCTGGCTTCCTGCAGAATATTACTGGATGATACTCAGAGTGAGACAGCAAGGATTTTAGCAGAGAGTCTCAAAgtgagagaggagctgcaggcaaACAAAGAGCATGTTAAAATTCAAATGAAGAGAAAGGATGAAGATTTTGAGAGAAGACTGGGACAAGAAAAAGACAAGCACTCAAAGGAGATAAATAACATGGAGGAAAAACTGGCAtctttgcagagagagagagattctatggAAGGGACTGTCAGAGACATTCAAGACTCCTTGCACAGAAGAGAACAAGAGGCCAAGCAGCTACAAGGCAGCCTTAACAAAAACCTGGCCCAGCTTGCAGCCTTCACCAGGAGCATGACTTCTCTCCAGGATGACAGGGATCGAGTGATTGATGAGTCCAAAAAATGGGAGAAGTTGTTCACTGAGGCTATTCAAAAGAAGGAAGAGGAGATCCATGCTAGAGAGGAGACCTGCACTATTCTAAAGGATCAGATGAGGCAGATGTCCATGCATATAGAGGAGCTACAGATTCATGTATCCAGGTAAAGAGAAAATGAAAGTGAGCGGTGGTTACTTCGGTGTTATGGTCTTTCCTTCCATCTCTCATTTCTCAGTTATcagcagatactgctttttaAGCCAAATTGTAGTTTATATTCACCTTAACATACTGTAGTCAGCAGGGAAACATCTGTAGTCTCTCTCTACTAACATGAAACTTAAAATAAGTTCTGCTGCATAGAGTGGTTATATTTTGAAGTTACTAAGATAGCAAGTAAATGATGCCTTCAAGAATTCAACAATTCCTATTTGatccaattttatttatttatttatttttgtttggtggGGGGAATTGCAGAGTCAAAGGACAATAGAAATGTACCATGATGTTAAAAATTCCGATAGAAAATTGTTTAGGAACAAATAAAACTTTCTCTGTAGTATTTGCAACCCAAACACTGTAGCAATGAGAACTTGAAAGAGAAATGCATGACAAACAAATATGGCTGTAATTTAAATGACATTCCTTAAGATCAGAGAGATGCCGAAAGTAAACATCTGGATTAAAATGCGAAGAGTACATGAGAGTTTTTACTGTCTACATTTTAATATTTGACTGTTTCTTAGTAACATTGGTAAAGTTTTATTTCACCAGATAGGATTTTTAAATTGACAGTGCTCTTTTTACAGGGAATAGCACAACTAAGCTTATACAGACTTCTGAGATGTATGAACTGTTCCGTTAATGTCAGTGGATGttacattcccctcccccacctcaggGCCGGAGAGCCTATGATGTGTGTCAGACATgcctattcttcttcgagtgattgctcatatccttTCCAGATAGGTGTGTGCGctccgcatgcacgttcgtcggagaaactt of the Gopherus flavomarginatus isolate rGopFla2 chromosome 1, rGopFla2.mat.asm, whole genome shotgun sequence genome contains:
- the GOLGB1 gene encoding golgin subfamily B member 1 isoform X5, yielding MLSRLSGLANTVLQELSGDGSDAQVESSATVSEPGMESREEMPKDILERLAHTEQLAVQLKDLIREKDARLQQKEVELKEEREAADAKLKKLKLQAKAKLAALNKRIEELTEQGSVLPAKSLPEEQLHHRKLQNNQRTNEEQKEEVEALKQKLQEQEETVRNLMEQLAVTRESLTDTQAKQAAQLSSLQEVIREKDALLEEQVHQHCAELHQAVPQSDREAEMQQNLRTLQRMLEEQEAGLLGRTQVVELLQRELHGAEEQNKTLLDQCQRMEAELSSLKKMLDAEREESQSLVEKMELELAEKKLSFHQLQEEVQYLSEQLEQAARTRTELESECRAQDQKYKLEVEEQKLHIAYLQMAEQELRTSHDALLAQNGQLLRDIDRLLVQSTENSATIQHLQDELTQKSEEFVHCQTELKLLKSELVMQVSQSEEQVQSLKAVSEQNEIPLQKNVVEQEDEKRTLLLPTAALERLKAENETLCFQHTLLEAQHEAVMSMEDSNQTDSIGTDSKLLDLLTQEGPSCSGYCSPGPDGHSAALVNNEPQSPQPSEDIMALTQTSTEEPPRSSSGQSAEEGGPAGILEYLSAAKHKELSVLLLELREAQEEITFLKGQLLDPGSQTPAMNWAEEEINVMGGRFQPRFLEGEGQKTSSIQSELSSDSLTVEEVQKTSVLQEETNSFPEVLLEHITHSGGEMDAVQGLRGGLSAATTELGLSQPQELTQLQRKIMELQTSLQKSEELYKKDSEEKVAEINRLTQLAEACRKNAEKSNSALHVLTEERDQLLSQMKELCTITELKELEGNLMDSEKQRLSDYESRTVQHSLLKEQIQSLKNEYKSKERKIEALQKDLDEAQLQLSKQDALAKSLRNQLQKTECEVLDLQEHLRKTTVKTEELTQGIVSKELDAVRLEQLLAERTGDNENLQQALLERDQQVTEISITMSAKIGQLNEEKFALGSELKGLKEQMSLLLKTEAIRDQHTEQTGEAEDLCLKCKGSEQQSEMMAAVCKEREVLGSELEHLKKENEQVKRKLQAALINRKELLKKVNKLENELVQVRGTFGAEAQKAEVEGTTASGLNAEGDVTPESQAREMSLMQLLSEREAELQSIQKDLLEKEAAEAQLQALIEEMKKSLQDKTNLIDSKKAEIMESQSAIQKLITANKCLEGSDPAASKEDEVNSPAAAGFEEHHKSALKERISALEQEKDQLQKKLQEALTSRKDTIKKAQEKDRHHREQLKQQKDDYNLLQEQFDKQSKEKESIQDQLRQLQAQRECTESHSLPGIHFQRSAESVLDVTQELAGNLQHSDRSQGWIESSCLEVENTKTNNLLQETDVSMEEFKAELKNLQTKKDELEFTVSHLESDLACKSEAVIQLQEHIAQLLSEMEGLKSTCHQVEAHAPSLQAELEKSQTEISRQDNLKALKQEVEELKNLMSKKDEEIELLNLQLREKSKALTQVQRDFLENEDLIKTLHSQLEKQTSMHEEQSKRLKAELLELQQRPDEGAEEAKYKNQVQRKLQAALISRKEALKESTTLKEELATAKMTIETLSLRLADMESQVCDWDREKDALSEKLVGVTEEREKLIAEVDKALMENQNLDSSCESLKLALEGITQEKEKLEKEIESLKCLQAAESSEWQEKYKELQKEYETLLQSYENVSNEAERIHHVLETIRQEKQDIFSKLKGAEAKKREVDKQLQEAEQEMEGMKEKMRKFAKSKQQKILELEEENERLRAELHPTEGDLNRDGDMSLLTSTSLREALESSKRDCQSLSIQLETLMAEKGSLGQEVQVLKHQLQCTESKLKENLDAAAKHGVQKTIVEEANQAVPTAALPLEVADNQVDLGPCTESPEPLRAGIVTEAEEKLNEGSRSHDEINTYLQQIVQLTERITELEENRMAAEKQVGSIFRSVETLGEEKKALESQVAAKVRELNTLQETVAKMELTNRQIEEQLVRMTKLKETLEAEKDDLEERLMNQLAELNGSIGNYQQDMADLQTKNEQLKSELQSLQRMVNELEEEKRQLMREKTEAEAETQKEYAEKLKCAQKGDGSRTHAKELQELLKQKQQEVKQLQKDCIKSQEKISSLERTVKALQFVQSESQKELAAAKENLAKACEDTKKAQAELASCRILLDDTQSETARILAESLKVREELQANKEHVKIQMKRKDEDFERRLGQEKDKHSKEINNMEEKLASLQRERDSMEGTVRDIQDSLHRREQEAKQLQGSLNKNLAQLAAFTRSMTSLQDDRDRVIDESKKWEKLFTEAIQKKEEEIHAREETCTILKDQMRQMSMHIEELQIHVSSLEHNKQDWESESQRVIQQHQKMFDMLQEENKGLVSQLEEYQRLYTDSQNELQKLDAEIKCLRDQLADLHSSFTKSEVSREEMESMVKQQEASIQNCKFNCEQLEADLQASKDLTNKLHKEIGAKDQKIISLLAAKEEAVMTVVSELQQQHSEEVKRLEDRLGKKEEEKVTLKNEREKALDKLNHLMETMKITREESKQQKAQLASFAKCMSSLQDDRDRVLRDYEQLEERHLVIILKKDQLIQEAAAENNKLKEEIRSFHSQVDDLNSENAKLNAELVRYREDLNQVISIKDSQQKQLLKTQLQRIQVLENEKVNIEGHLKESEHAVEDLRQCVEALKEDKQSMSKEIENITFSLSQIQSEMTALPEGRHIVELETQLKDREKEVQELSSKLALTQKRVAELEEELVHVQRNAAEKVGEAQDKLKNELKHLHHDAGIMRNETETAEERVAELARDLMEMEQKLLTVTEENKDLKAQIQSFGNSMSALQDSWDQTNEELQVLGKKYSADLEKQQCLVQSLQKEMAQLQEEQHSTARERDSLISELTALKNTDDKKGLLFQLEELNQQLRVKDEELFRLSLELEESSSQIKSFSRAMASLQDERDRLLSELNKAHRVEEVKQQTAVNSSSSPAEVQSLKKALSSLQDDRDRLLTELKNLQQQYLQIGMETAEVSHLKARLQEYRQEADKQYCLQEQLRQEMLSCQQELDQLRQEKTTWEMQNKRAKEQYFMALADKDQQLSHLQRIVQDCVKSPLSKSQVIEEQHQRQTSPETHSSSETLGGDPSSLEAKADHLRVQLSDSLKELHQKELRIQQLNSKLSQIFEEKNALSIQLRGNSQNLRESHQHCREVLNRCMTLEKQLQELQSPNKDMRSLVTDAAPGAPQEKNELQRESYTPELQELQLRLSEAKQLHSSTKQDLRHLEEQLQEERDQRLAAEEAFSAAQDHIRRLESSEWASALGSSINVSPSHEHSLLIDSRDSSFSKTRSNSGLWRQLHSLFCSRTRLPLLVTVYLFMLHILLFLCFTGHL